Part of the Zingiber officinale cultivar Zhangliang chromosome 6A, Zo_v1.1, whole genome shotgun sequence genome, ttgaataaggacctctcggaaagtggctttgagtctttcaaaggcttcagcgtagagcttaagccgaacgctgttgatttcaaaggtaccagaaagttgctgagcggccaactgggaatccgaatagagtgtcacccgaccggctcccacatgccgtgctgcctgcaatccgactatgagagcctcatactctgcttcattgttggtggctttgtaatccagtcggacggatatgtgcatcttttcttcttgaggtgagagcagcaatattccaatcccacttccgagccgagtggaaaacacatatattctccacatagcctctgcacttcggtcacaaaatcagccaaggattgcgctttgatcgccgagcggggttgatattggatgtcaaattcacttagttctgtcgtccacttgatgagccgtccggacgcttctggattcaacagcactcttcctaaTGGGCTGTTCGTCCGaacgatgatggtgtgagccaagaaatatggtcgaaggcgccgagcggctagaaccaaagcaaaggccaacttctcgagcccggtgtaacgagattcagcatcttttaaaatgtagcttagaaaatacaccggctgctcttcgccgctcgccctcacaagtgccgagcctacagcatgctcagttgacgacagatacatataaagtgactcacccccgatcggcttggcgaatataggcagagaatttagatatgttttcaattcttcaaatgctcggtcacattcttcatcccactggaacttagtagccttgcgcaggatcttgaagaatggtaagctccggtcggcggttttggagatgaatctggacaaagcagttatccgaccggtcaaccgttgcacttcccttgtattccttggaggcggcatgtcttgcagagctttcaccttgctgggattggcttcaattccccgctcggtcactatatatcccaagaaacgcctcccttttgctccgaacaagcacttctggggatttaacttgactccatatttgcgtagcgttcagaaggtttcttccatgtccttgtagagatcggccgctcggacggatttgataagaatgtcgtccacatagacttccagattacgcctgatctgctccttgaacaccttgttcatcaagcgttgataggtggccccgacattattcaatccgaacgacatcacattatagcaatatgtgacgtcggccgttacgaagcttactttttcttgatcttcccgggcgagcggcacttgatgatatccttgataggcgtcaagcatgcaaattaagtcgcagccggccgtagagtccaccagctgatctatccggggcagaggatagaagtccttggggcatgctttgtttaagtcccgaaagtcgatgcagaccctccacttgccgcccggcttggagactaatactacgttagccagccagctcgggaactgcacttctcgtatgtggccggcctccagaagtttctctacctccgcccggatgatggcattctgctcagcactgaaatccctttttctctgctttatcggccgagcgttcggtcggacatgcaactcatgctgtgctatgctcggcgaaattccaggcaattcatgtgtcgaccagacgaatacatcatgatttcgtcggaggcattggatcagctcctccttctgcttctcctccagatcagaggcaacaaaagtcgtggcctccgatctggtcggatgaatctgcacctcctctttttcctcataaattaaggcgggtggcttttcagtgatagtatttacctcgattcgaggcgccttccgagcggagttggattctgctcggaccatctctatgtaacaccgccgagctgctaactgatctccccgtacctctcccaccttgtcttcgacggggaacttcatcttctggtggaaggttgagacgactgctcggaattcTCCGAGCgccggtcggcccaaaatgacattATAGGACGAGGGAGAATCAACCACCACaaaatttattgtcctggtccttctgagcggctcctctcccagcgaggtagccagccggatctgtccgaccggctgaacttcgttacccgtaaacccgtagagcggggttgtcatgggaaacagctcggctcgatcaatttgcagctggtcaaacgccttcttgaatatgatattgaccgaactccctgtgtcaacaaatatgcggtgaatagtgtaatttgctattaccgctttaataagcagggcgtcgtcgtggggcacttcgactccttctaagtccccgggtctgaaagtgatttccggcccacttgcccgctcttggctgcaaccgactgcgtggatctggagctgctgGACGcctgcctttctggctcggttggaatctcctccggtcggcccaccagcaataacgttgatctcgcctctggCAATATTGCTcctattctcctcttcccgagcggacggtcgtgaccgttctctggacgcctgGCGATTATCCTgtctcggagatcggtgccgcTCGGGTGTCtattgatgtcgcctctcggggcgggtccggtcagcttcatgagtcctttgtctcctgtcagTGGGAGGTGACCGTCGTTCGGCCCTTCTAGGAACgggattggccacgaagggaagacttcgacaatccttcgtgttgtgcgtatccgtctggtggaaggagcagaacataggggtccacctcttctttggcttgggccgagcggtagtcacttcttgtacgtgcgacctgGCGTGGGGAGATCGTATTGCTTCGGctctcggtcctctaggtggctgctgagcggcgtgctgtttccgctcggcatgaataggtgcccgctcggtaggagtttcctttttccgggcggcttgtgcttcttccacgtttatgtattcattggcccgatgtagcatatgatcataatctcggggcggctttcggatgagcgaccggaagaagtccccatccacaaggccttgcgtgaaggcattcatcatcgtctccgatgtggccgttgggatatccatcgccacttggttgaatcgctggatgtaggctcaaagtgattctctcgactcttgcttgatggcaaacaagctgacacttgtcttctaatagcgccgactgctagcgaagtggtggaggaaggccgttcggaagtccttgaagctagtgatggatccgtccggcagcctccgaaaccaccgttgagccgatcccgagagagttgtaaggaagacgcggcactttactccatctgtatactgatggagtgtagctgtgttatcaaacttacccagatgatcatccgggtccattgttccattgtactctccgatcgtcggaggcacgtagtgcttgggtaaagGGTCTCGTaaaatagcctccgagaattggcgattgatccgctcgggagatgaatctgctcggggagctttcccctttctggcgtctCGCCTGGGCATTTCGttggaagaagatcctctatctttcCGAGCTGGTACggtttcaggggtgcggaataaggcccgatggaacgccacggtggtttgaggtgcttccgctcggccacccgacgcagatgttgcttgttgctcctgcCGCTCGGCTGCCTCTTTCTGTttctgctccacaagtttggcggccctcatctcgaccagagcgtccaactcttcttgtgagagtgtcACATTGTGTatccttccagcctcgtccattgtctctgttcggatgcaggtgcgttcccacagacggcgccaaattgatcctgtccgaaccaggggtcaacgaacgctggggacgtggcgctccctactagatcctcagatgctccggcgaacctgcaacaaaaccgagccgggaggggtgtcccggcgacgaccctccgacgctcaagtcaggcgaggaaatagcaaagaagtggcttcaaagatccagacgcgcgtacctccggtgaagaaatggaggccttatatagaactatcgaaagagcccaggcacgtcaatcgaagcagtcatctgctttagaccatacccaagtatgggcctgtcagaagagcatacatgaggccatactgctactgtatccacctctccctgatgtgacggcgagatcttccatcgtgcaatcttgtgtacggcctaatcatcagacatgccttctctgacatcccatatcccgagacaagcgcataggccgctcggccacctctgtaccctcgcccttatcttggccgaacggaccacccgctcggcccttcgatcccagccgatcggtctcccgctcggcccttcgatcctcctgccttggcgtcggaaacccaagtccatggatgggttatttctagctccgctcggaccattacccgcttgaccagccttccatccgtccttaggctggggcCCTTCAGAGGATGAGCcctccattcttaccgccggatcatatatatatatatatatatatatatatatatatatatatatatatatatatatatatatatatatatatatatatatatatatccgctATCAAATACGTCTATATTCTGAATCTAATGCTCTACTGTTTCCTCCCGTCCAAATAAACACATCATGACAAAGCAAGATTCGTTCAAAACACTGATTGTTCTTAATCCACCACTTCTACTTGGTTTGATACCGAACGAGAATGAAATTAAAAGTTCTACAGACATAACTTAATAGTAGTGAACGGCCCTTGGGGTTTTCTTTCCCACTTCATTTGTTGTGACTGGTTTATTCACCAGGCGCGCTGACTCCCTGCTTGAGTCTTTCCCTTTTGATCTTCTTTTTTGACactggcttcttcttcttcggcgGAAGAGTATTTTGTGCATAAGTATAAAGTGCAAAATTGCCAACAAGGAACAACAGCACGAGGCCCCCTATCACAAGCAAGACCACCAATCCAGGGTTTAATCCATTGGATGCCTTCTCTGTGATTATATTTCCCTGTTGTTAAAATGAAATATAGTTCAAATGGGGGTGACTAACCAAGTATTAAACTTCAATGGATGAAAGAGATTGAAGTATTTCAAGcaagcatttaaaaaaaaaaacagagaaaaatGAGATGGACATGAagcaacaaacaaacaaataaatcaaAAACAGCTATCATTGATGATCATGATCTTGAAGAAGAATCGAGAACTAACTTTCACGAGATTAGAGAATAGTGTAATCAAAAGGTTTGTTAATAAGTCCAATTCTTTATCGTATGCCAGTGAGGAGAGGGTATTATTATAGCGCCATATAACAAAGAACTTACACAAGATCATGGGAGGTTGCAAGTCATGGGATAACACTTGCAAAGGAATAATCAGAGAGCAGTGTCGGAAGTCCACATTAAGGAACAAGTCCCCCTAAAGTTTTACAAATCTCACATGATGACCCCATAAATTGCAACTCATCAGCACTTAGCATCTTTGCCCTGCTCCCATTAGGATTGCTAAATGCCACTTAAACCAATAAGTATAATTCCAAGCAGCTTATTATGTGGATGTACGAATATATATATCTTATGTAACTACATCTTAACTCATAACTACATCTTATGAAATAACTTCTTAACTCATAACTACATCTTATGAAATAACTGTGTGAGTGATTGAATACAAAgcgcatgatatatatatatagatgccACGGaccttgaaatattttttttttgtaattaatactataacccaaccCTTGAACCttagaggcaaaaccctaaatgGTATACCTAcaagctaaaaaaaataaacaaaaaaaaaccttAAATGCATAATTGCGCAGCGTTCGTTTGTAGTATATATATGTTGTGTGTGCGCGCGCGCGCCCACACACACTTAAAGtcgagatttaaaaaaaaaacaaaaaggaaaatacTATGGGTACATGGCATAACTATAAACTACAAGGGTTTGCATATAGTTTACTCTAATTGCAAGTCATGATGTTTAAACGGTGACAGTAATTAGCTATAATAACTTTGTGAAAAAGTTACAAAAcataaacataattttttaaaaaatgtggaTTGTCAAAtgcacaaaaattttatacattaACAATAGATTAAACATTATGGTCATGCAGCAATACTACTTATTCCAGGAGTTATGTAGTTATACTTCACAATTTCAGAGTTAGAAGATTAACATTCTCTCCAAAATGTTAGATATTGTGAAAAGTTTGAAAGTAGAAGATGTTCTAAGGTAAAAATGTGTCACTTTTCTTTTCCTCCTTTTTACCATGctttcatataatttttttttccaaatatgtTTTTACCATATTCCCTCCTTTTGATAGATTATAATCATGGAAATCAGATACACTAGCCGATACAAACCCTAACCCAATTAGGTAATTTGGATTGAGACTCTGATCATTTGAAACATATTTCAATGTGATATTATATTTCTTGCTATATGTATGTAAATTAACTGCCCCTTTTACAAATACACAcacaaaaaaatgattaaatatttaactagcatataaaaatataaactaaaaatttTGTTGGTGAAATTCATTATTGAATGTGTATCTATATATATCATTTGCAATTAAGTTTACGAAACtagcaaatattttattaaaatagtgAACACACTACTAAAACGCATATGAGCAAATTATTTTCCCAAAAATTGATATGCATTTGTCGGTAATTATTTATGCCAAGACTTAAACAAATTAAGAATAATCTATTGACACACTCTTGACTCTAAATGGGCTTCCTTAAATCTTTAAAGTTAATTGAACTCGATCCCACCTCAAACTCAAATACGGTGTGGACAAATAaactcgaaca contains:
- the LOC121998143 gene encoding DNA-binding protein S1FA-like: MDEVFSDAAGNIITEKASNGLNPGLVVLLVIGGLVLLFLVGNFALYTYAQNTLPPKKKKPVSKKKIKRERLKQGVSAPGE